TACTTTCTCAATGACTTTAAAAAGATGATGCTTTGacttagtaattattatataaatattaaattatacatccggattatttattaattagctttaattacattaagttaatattttttcagattttatataaatacgcttttaataaaagttataacataataataaaaatattacaagtaGTTGGTTAAAAAGAATTGTAATTCAGCGCTtcgatttctttaaaaatactgtTAAACTCGTTAGCCACAttcttattgaataatatatcttcaaatttacttttccaaagCTTAAGATTAGGAAGTTTAGATCCATCCTCAATATTAAGAAATTCGTGATAAAATTCtttccataaattaatattccaccacctataaaaaacatttgaataaaataatgttattgtctcttaaaataaaataaatcacctTTTGTAATGACCAGAATGagtaaaaatcccatttttttctaCCAATTTCATATAAGAACCGAATTTTAAGCAGTATGCTGTTGCAGCTATTCCAAAATAATCAATCtaggataaaatttaaaatataacattaaaataccAGTATTAACATTATGCAAAcaaaattatcacttttttagAATAAACTTTAATCAGGGCGGTTTTATCGTGAGTGGGGTTTGTGACAAAGATGAGCCCCTTTTTTGAAACCCTAtccataatattaattgaatgacgtttttttgaaaaaattcatgcattactatatttaaaatgaccTATTTTAGGAAATGTCAAGCCTTCTCATAGCCTTCTTAAATAAGTTATGTCCATAttacatttaatgatttttttagaaaataataatattttgtatatttaaattgatcttttttaaaaaggtgaaaatccttttcatatatctttaattaaaatttattctcagTACATCGTGGGATGAACCCCAAATTGTTGtaactcaaattaaatattagacttctACGTTGACATATAGAAAATAACACCAATATTTGTGATTTCTGAGTTAAGATAATTTAGCCATCAACCCttgatatataattgaaatattataaaattatatccagCGCATGGCCTCTCTTAAGAGTGGATCATGGGACACTTGTTCCCAGACCCCCTAAAAATGCCTTGttttaaaggttatttttatcTGTTTTTAAGGTCAAGAAACACcaaaatggaaattaattcaaaaaattatgcacCCAAGAGAAAAAgtgttactttttctttatttgtacctttttttataatcttagaTTCCAAGCaagctataaaatattgatttttttttatttttaaatgaagattatTTGTCcgtaatctatatttaaaaaaccctcAGTGAACTATTTTCTTCGTGTcgaaaagtattatttttaatcacagacaaataaaataaatcttaatctttattaaaaaaccaatttgtagaccaaaaaaaacatttttttttaaatttaaattttgtgtttcttaacatcaaaataaatacaaaatacacttaaaaggcgggcacaaaaatattgttgtataaTGTAAGTACCTGATAACTCCAAGGATTTCCACTCAGCATCTCAGGAATGCATGCCCCCTTTGATTTGAAGACATGTGTAAAAGAGGTTCCTTCTTTACAGAGTGACATATCTATGCTTCTTCCAAAATCGATCAGTTGTAAACAAGGATTTTCTGTCCTTGGAAACATTTCGCTTGCAGACTTTGCCTCTTGattcaaaaaaggtttttctcTTAGCATTATATTATCAGGCTTAATATCAGCATGAATAATCCTAGCATCATGTAATCTTTGAACTAGCTCACAGAtttgaatgatgaaaaatatagcaaaaatttcatcagccatttttttagaattagtatttaatatatctaaaagaGAGGCAGGAAGATATTCCGAAGCAAAAATACTTCCATTCATAAATGAGTAACATCTAGGAATAGACATGAAGGATCCATAATTGGCTGAACGTTTTTGTACTTCAGAGCAAATGTAAAATTCCCATTCCCTGGAAGGTTTTTGAaccttgaaaattaaattcatttcacaGATAGTATCATTGACTTTGTTGTTGTGTCTAACAGCTTTAAAAATCTTTCCAAATGCCCCTTCTCCAACAAAGGatttaataccaaaaaactGTTTACCTATTTTTACAACACTGTTGCTAGAAATTTTTGGCATAAGTTCTTCCGAATAACTAAACCCATGCCTTTCGGTTAGAGGCGTTTTCAAACTTCTTAGTATATCTCGTTGGACTTTCTCATTAAATGGATTACTAAGATCATATACAGTAGGTTGGACCATTACTCCCATGAATTTATCACTCAATTCGCCTACACTTTCGTCTGCCTGAGGGCTAAAATTGTCTTCTCCAGAACCTATATTAGAAATTTCCAAATTTGGAGTACTAATGTCACATGTTGATTGAAACATGGAGTCAGCTTTTGCAGACCTATCCATGATAAAAGAAGCCTTTagactttgttgaaaaaatgatgCATTATCATTTTGAGAACATAGCTCAGAAAAAGAAGCTTTTGGGGTGAACGGGCCTTTTCTGTTTTTTaactcattttcataatttgccATTATTCCTCCAAACTGATCATCGTCTTCTTCATCATCAGTCGGGCATTTTATGGCAAACTTGTGACATGGTCGTTTACTTGGAGGAGGTTTAGGTGTTTTGACGGGGGAATTTACATCAGCCATATAGCCTGTGGTCTCGTTACTTCCTTTATATAAGAAATGCAATGGAGGAGGAGGTTTAGTTGTTTGAACGGGGGAATTTTCATCAGCCATATAGCTTGTGGTCTCATTACTTCctttagacaaaaaattaaattgaggaGCAGCTTTCTTGAGTTCTCCAGTATCAGCTACTGAGGACGCATTTTCGTGGGGCTGAATATGGCTAAATTGGGATAGCAATCCACCATTTGTAGTACTTGCAGAAGAACTTGAAGATGATGacaatttataatcattttcccTAGACGTTTCCATAATGGTTGAGAGATCTTGTATAACATTCACTGTAAGCCCTCCATTGTGTTCCTGCTCCTCTGGTTTCTTTTCCGGTTCGATgggttttttaaaaagtataggGACAGCACAAGTATTTTCATCATCGTCTGGCATAAATCGCTTACCAAAGGCAGGAGTGGAACTAACGAAtgcttttttagaaaaatcttcTAAAGAAGTAACGACCATAGTTGCATTTGCACCAAACCCTGGTTTTGGAGGCATTTTAGGTTTAACAAAATTGTTACTCTCCCCAACATCTAAATCATTATCTTGAGCAGTCTCAGTTTCCTGATCatcaacaaaaatttcaaatgcaGCCTCTTTCTTTTTAAGCTTTCTTGATTCATTCTCTTTAGGTTTTGAAATTGGTTCCTCATCAgtgaatatttcaaaagtaggtttttttatcatttgactTTCTCCTTCTTCATATACTTGAAAAGATGTCATCTTGGCCTTGGGTTCCTTAACCTGGTCATCATAGGTCTCAAAAGATGATTCCTTGCttagaactttaaaaaatgatttaagtaaCGAATAATGAAACtacttatttcaaatatatacattattcatACCTTTAGACTGATTAGATGGACTAgcccaaatatttttcattatattcatGGTATTCACTGTCGGAGAATTACTAATTAGTTGGCTGGATTCTTTAGAAGATCCATCATACtataaaaaagagacaaaattaCAAACATATCTGAATAATATATAGACGACCTACTCCCAGAAGAAGTGATTTGGTATCGTCAGCCCCTCCATCGGGAAAAGGGTTGTTCTCATTATTACTCATTTTTGTAACTCCTGAATTGTCTTTACTACTATCGGATCTATCGCTACTAACTGACTTATTGTCAGTGCGACCAAGCcctttgatttcaaaaatttccttttgTAATATGCAAAGTTTATCATTAAATTGTTGCTCTTGTAACTTTATTGCGTtctcaaatgactttttttgctCCTCAATTTTTCTAACCATTTCATCGTCCTTCATGTTCTGAAGATATGGAATGGCTCTCAATTCTTCGAAACTAATTTCTGACACTCCTTGATAAATCAAATGTTTACAGTACATTGGTTTAATAGATGGATCGAAAGGTTCAAATAATGCAACGGGTACAATAGATTCTTTTTCTACCTTCTTAGTGGAAAGAGCGGTTCCTCCAATTTTACAAG
The sequence above is drawn from the Lepeophtheirus salmonis chromosome 5, UVic_Lsal_1.4, whole genome shotgun sequence genome and encodes:
- the LOC121118783 gene encoding mitotic checkpoint serine/threonine-protein kinase BUB1 isoform X1, with amino-acid sequence MANNNSAEWELSKENIQPLRKGRKVEKLAQDPREIESERQTYEANLRFYNGSDLLKPWYDYVLWLEQTFPKGGTEGGLNTLLKKCMTEFKSNANYNQDPRYLDVWIKYAGSTSKPLDCYNFMYREKLCTECYRFYISWAKELEESCQARRAEMVFQSALAKEFSPEEKEFLSNERLQFETRVAKQVMDNLPKSEEEKPNPSSTEEREALSRLKGRGKKQVVGSLRVGSVKLNSGPGTLVHQEILENNLGKPKFDVLEENASDARTNILPSGPSNNENFPGTQSQNRENEIGPSKWTSSRIGKKSLAVPMNQISVKPKFEIHQDEDIQQPASTPCKIGGTALSTKKVEKESIVPVALFEPFDPSIKPMYCKHLIYQGVSEISFEELRAIPYLQNMKDDEMVRKIEEQKKSFENAIKLQEQQFNDKLCILQKEIFEIKGLGRTDNKSVSSDRSDSSKDNSGVTKMSNNENNPFPDGGADDTKSLLLGYDGSSKESSQLISNSPTVNTMNIMKNIWASPSNQSKVLSKESSFETYDDQVKEPKAKMTSFQVYEEGESQMIKKPTFEIFTDEEPISKPKENESRKLKKKEAAFEIFVDDQETETAQDNDLDVGESNNFVKPKMPPKPGFGANATMVVTSLEDFSKKAFVSSTPAFGKRFMPDDDENTCAVPILFKKPIEPEKKPEEQEHNGGLTVNVIQDLSTIMETSRENDYKLSSSSSSSASTTNGGLLSQFSHIQPHENASSVADTGELKKAAPQFNFLSKGSNETTSYMADENSPVQTTKPPPPLHFLYKGSNETTGYMADVNSPVKTPKPPPSKRPCHKFAIKCPTDDEEDDDQFGGIMANYENELKNRKGPFTPKASFSELCSQNDNASFFQQSLKASFIMDRSAKADSMFQSTCDISTPNLEISNIGSGEDNFSPQADESVGELSDKFMGVMVQPTVYDLSNPFNEKVQRDILRSLKTPLTERHGFSYSEELMPKISSNSVVKIGKQFFGIKSFVGEGAFGKIFKAVRHNNKVNDTICEMNLIFKVQKPSREWEFYICSEVQKRSANYGSFMSIPRCYSFMNGSIFASEYLPASLLDILNTNSKKMADEIFAIFFIIQICELVQRLHDARIIHADIKPDNIMLREKPFLNQEAKSASEMFPRTENPCLQLIDFGRSIDMSLCKEGTSFTHVFKSKGACIPEMLSGNPWSYQIDYFGIAATAYCLKFGSYMKLVEKNGIFTHSGHYKRWWNINLWKEFYHEFLNIEDGSKLPNLKLWKSKFEDILFNKNVANEFNSIFKEIEALNYNSF
- the LOC121118783 gene encoding uncharacterized protein isoform X2; translation: MYREKLCTECYRFYISWAKELEESCQARRAEMVFQSALAKEFSPEEKEFLSNERLQFETRVAKQVMDNLPKSEEEKPNPSSTEEREALSRLKGRGKKQVVGSLRVGSVKLNSGPGTLVHQEILENNLGKPKFDVLEENASDARTNILPSGPSNNENFPGTQSQNRENEIGPSKWTSSRIGKKSLAVPMNQISVKPKFEIHQDEDIQQPASTPCKIGGTALSTKKVEKESIVPVALFEPFDPSIKPMYCKHLIYQGVSEISFEELRAIPYLQNMKDDEMVRKIEEQKKSFENAIKLQEQQFNDKLCILQKEIFEIKGLGRTDNKSVSSDRSDSSKDNSGVTKMSNNENNPFPDGGADDTKSLLLGYDGSSKESSQLISNSPTVNTMNIMKNIWASPSNQSKVLSKESSFETYDDQVKEPKAKMTSFQVYEEGESQMIKKPTFEIFTDEEPISKPKENESRKLKKKEAAFEIFVDDQETETAQDNDLDVGESNNFVKPKMPPKPGFGANATMVVTSLEDFSKKAFVSSTPAFGKRFMPDDDENTCAVPILFKKPIEPEKKPEEQEHNGGLTVNVIQDLSTIMETSRENDYKLSSSSSSSASTTNGGLLSQFSHIQPHENASSVADTGELKKAAPQFNFLSKGSNETTSYMADENSPVQTTKPPPPLHFLYKGSNETTGYMADVNSPVKTPKPPPSKRPCHKFAIKCPTDDEEDDDQFGGIMANYENELKNRKGPFTPKASFSELCSQNDNASFFQQSLKASFIMDRSAKADSMFQSTCDISTPNLEISNIGSGEDNFSPQADESVGELSDKFMGVMVQPTVYDLSNPFNEKVQRDILRSLKTPLTERHGFSYSEELMPKISSNSVVKIGKQFFGIKSFVGEGAFGKIFKAVRHNNKVNDTICEMNLIFKVQKPSREWEFYICSEVQKRSANYGSFMSIPRCYSFMNGSIFASEYLPASLLDILNTNSKKMADEIFAIFFIIQICELVQRLHDARIIHADIKPDNIMLREKPFLNQEAKSASEMFPRTENPCLQLIDFGRSIDMSLCKEGTSFTHVFKSKGACIPEMLSGNPWSYQIDYFGIAATAYCLKFGSYMKLVEKNGIFTHSGHYKRWWNINLWKEFYHEFLNIEDGSKLPNLKLWKSKFEDILFNKNVANEFNSIFKEIEALNYNSF